A window from Acinonyx jubatus isolate Ajub_Pintada_27869175 chromosome E1, VMU_Ajub_asm_v1.0, whole genome shotgun sequence encodes these proteins:
- the EFCAB3 gene encoding EF-hand calcium-binding domain-containing protein 3 isoform X13, with the protein MAVSDIKSKVKLNPLTKVPSSHGKRDKDLPGSLPCQLQHKERKLNASQIQAFQDAYNFFNKDKTGCIDLHGMMCTLAKLGMNLTKHDVYNELKCADIDGDGKVNFSDFIKVLTDKNRFLKAVVPEKEKCLDLAGNPGILLFEILSKLVETSALPRKAIMEIVSYFQRKFQETRSGMLWNPYTTAYEKRRFKQDICTPPSSSTAAFANAARTAIMKEKDLFKFLEELKRCNPPSDSPYSKIPIFPLFPNVDGVVMGKPFKDMQKLEMLSRKEPLNFFENYFFHKRDWKAQAANIKPIDPVSGCPTDILAIDQMLKKKQNWTVTDAAAIKQPVKRAIDTYNLGIALEHRKDMLNLWQKIRGDLIGIDTKNESFYDTFSTYTWSWNVCQELLSPKDLRLYDAYMNRHIFHNSVFSSSSDISECDTDTGRKRKRKGFKGFRR; encoded by the exons GGATAAAGATTTACCAGGATCTCTCCCGTGCCAATTACAGCACAAAGAAAGGAAGCTGAATGCTTCACAAATACAAG CCTTCCAAGATGCCTACAACTTCTTTAACAAGGATAAAACTGGCTGTATTGATTTACACGGAATGATGTGCACTCTAGCCAAGTTGGGAATGAATCTAACCAAGCATGATGTCTATAATGAATTAAAATGTGCTGATATTGATG GGGATGGAAAGGTGAATTTCTCAGACTTCATAAAGGTGTTAACAGATAAGAACCGCTTTCTTAAAGCTGTGG ttccagaaaaggagaaatgtttaGATTTAGCTGGCAACCCAGGGATCCTGTTGTTTGAAATCCTATCAAAGCTTGTAGAGACTTCGGCCTTACCCAGAAAGGCTATAATGGAAATAGTAAG ctatttccaaagaaaattccaggaaaCCAGGTCAGGAATGTTATGGAATCCCTACACCACGGCTTATGAAAAAAGGAGATTTAAgcaagacatatgcacccctccCAGCTCAAGCACAGCTGCCTTTGCCAATGCTGCCCGGACTgcaataatgaaagaaaaggatttatttaaatttcttgaaGAGCTCAAGA gGTGCAATCCTCCTTCAGATAGCCCATATTCAAAAATACCCATCTTTCCATTGTTTCCTAATGTGGATGGGGTGGTGATGGGAAAGCCATTCAAAGACATGCAGAAATTAGAAATGCTAAGCAGAAAGGAGCCTCTGAACTTCTTTGAGAActattttttccataaaagagACTGGAAAGCACAG GCAGCAAATATAAAGCCTATTGACCCCGTCTCAGGCTGTCCTACTGACATCCTGGCCATTGACCAAATGCTCAAAAAGAAGCAGAATTGGACAGTGACTGATGCGGCAGCTATTAAACAGCCC GTGAAGAGAGCTATAGATACCTATAACTTGGGAATTGCCCTGGAGCACCGGAAAGACATGCTAAACCTCTGGCAGAAGATCCGAGGGGATTTAATTGGAATAGACACTAAAAATGAGTCCTTTTATGATACCTTTTCTACTTACACATGGTCCTGGAATGTTTGCCAAGAATTACTTTCACCAAAGGACTTAAGGTTATATGATGCCTACATGAATAGGCATATCTTCCACAACTCTGTATTCTCTTCTTCCTCGGATATCAGTGAATGTGACACAGACACAGGAAGAAAACGAAAACGGAAAGGTTTCAAAGGGTTTCGACGATGA
- the METTL2A gene encoding tRNA N(3)-methylcytidine methyltransferase METTL2A isoform X1 produces the protein MAGPYAECAPAAVGQKRQQFGSRFLSDPARVFHHNAWDNVEWSEEQAAAAERKVRENSTQRVCQEKQVDYEINAHKYWNDFYKIHENGFFKDRHWLFTEFPELAPGQSQDHLEDLPSDNKRSEVPECRTSEDGPGLKIEQHKCSSNSLEHETQTAPVEENVTQKFNHLEICADEFPGSSATYRILEVGCGVGNTVFPVLQTNNDPGLFVYCCDFSSTAIELVQTNSAYDPCRCFAFVHDLCDEDQSYPVPTSSLDIIILIFVLSAVVPDKMQKAINRLSRLLKPGGMMLLRDYGRHDMAQLRFKKGQCLSENFYVRGDGTRVYFFTQGHLNGSLFSTRAPLTGAFSPLLCSSTVCASSLSLCPKWKTCPFGKTPGQLVLPCKPGCPVGTPELGCAPHAPAPRCNPELPSSAACPASGFLPHQCHPWALYCATYFFELLIKI, from the exons ATGGCTGGTCCCTACGCCGAGTGCGCGCCCGCTGCCGTCGGCCAGAAGAGGCAGCAGTTTGGGAGCCGGTTCCTGAGCGATCCGGCGCGCGTCTTCCACCATAATGCCTG GGACAATGTTGAGTGGTCGGAAGAGCAGGCCGCGGCGGCGGAGAGGAAAGTCCGGGAGAACAGTACCCAGCGAGTGTGCCAGGAGAAGCAAG TTGATTATGAAATAAATGCCCACAAATATTGGAATGACTTCTACAAAATCCACGAAAACGGGTTTTTCAAGGATAGACACTGGCTTTTTACCGAATTCCCAGAGCTGGCACCAGGCCAAAGCCAAGATCACTTGGAGGATTTGCCCTCCGACAACAAGAGGAGTGAAGTACCTGAATGTAGGACCAGTGAGGATGGACCtggtttaaaaatagaacagcaCAAGTGTTCTTCAAATAGTCTTGAACATGAAACACAGACAGCTCCTGTGGAAGAAAATGTAACTCAGAAATTCAATCACCTGGAAATCTGTGCTGATGAGTTCCCTGGATCCTCAGCCACCTACCGAATACTTGAG GTTGGTTGTGGTGTGGGAAACACAGTCTTTCCGGTTTTACAAACTAACAA TGATCCAGGACTCTTTGTTTACTGTTGTGATTTTTCTTCCACAGCTATAGAACTGGTCCAG ACAAATTCAGCATATGATCCCTGCCGGTGTTTTGCCTTTGTTCACGACCTGTGTGATGAAGATCAGAGTTACCCAGTGCCCACAAGTAGTCTTGATATCATCATCCTCATATTTGTTCTTTCTGCAGTTGTGCCAGACAA GATGCAGAAGGCTATCAACAGGCTGAGCAGGCTTCTGAAGCCCGGAGGGATGATGCTTCTGCGAGATTATGGCCGCCACGACATGGCTCAGCTTCGATTTAAAAAAG GTCAGTGTCTGTCTGAAAATTTCTACGTGAGAGGCGATGGTACTAGAGTTTACTTCTTCACACAAG GCCACCTGAACGGTTCACTGTTCTCCACACGGGCTCCACTTACAGGAGCCTTCAGTCCTCTGCTTTGCTCCTCGACTGTCTGTGCTTCCTCCCTGTCGCTTTGTCCCAAATGGAAAACCTGCCCATTCGGCAAGACCCCAGGGCAGCTGGTTTTGCCCTGTAAGCCGGGTTGTCCTGTAGGTACGCCAGAATTAGGCTGTGCTCCCCATGCCCCGGCTCCCAGGTGTAATCCAGAATTGCCCTCCTCTGCGGCTTGCCCTGCCTCGGGGTTCCTCCCCCACCAGTGCCATCCTTGGGCCCTTTATTGTGCCACATACTTCTTTGAGCTGTTGATTAAAATATAG
- the METTL2A gene encoding tRNA N(3)-methylcytidine methyltransferase METTL2A isoform X3 — protein MAGPYAECAPAAVGQKRQQFGSRFLSDPARVFHHNAWDNVEWSEEQAAAAERKVRENSTQRVCQEKQVDYEINAHKYWNDFYKIHENGFFKDRHWLFTEFPELAPGQSQDHLEDLPSDNKRSEVPECRTSEDGPGLKIEQHKCSSNSLEHETQTAPVEENVTQKFNHLEICADEFPGSSATYRILEVGCGVGNTVFPVLQTNNDPGLFVYCCDFSSTAIELVQTNSAYDPCRCFAFVHDLCDEDQSYPVPTSSLDIIILIFVLSAVVPDKMQKAINRLSRLLKPGGMMLLRDYGRHDMAQLRFKKGQCLSENFYVRGDGTRVYFFTQDELDTLFTTAGLEKVQNLVDRRLQVNRGKQLTMYRVWIQCKYRKPLLSSAG, from the exons ATGGCTGGTCCCTACGCCGAGTGCGCGCCCGCTGCCGTCGGCCAGAAGAGGCAGCAGTTTGGGAGCCGGTTCCTGAGCGATCCGGCGCGCGTCTTCCACCATAATGCCTG GGACAATGTTGAGTGGTCGGAAGAGCAGGCCGCGGCGGCGGAGAGGAAAGTCCGGGAGAACAGTACCCAGCGAGTGTGCCAGGAGAAGCAAG TTGATTATGAAATAAATGCCCACAAATATTGGAATGACTTCTACAAAATCCACGAAAACGGGTTTTTCAAGGATAGACACTGGCTTTTTACCGAATTCCCAGAGCTGGCACCAGGCCAAAGCCAAGATCACTTGGAGGATTTGCCCTCCGACAACAAGAGGAGTGAAGTACCTGAATGTAGGACCAGTGAGGATGGACCtggtttaaaaatagaacagcaCAAGTGTTCTTCAAATAGTCTTGAACATGAAACACAGACAGCTCCTGTGGAAGAAAATGTAACTCAGAAATTCAATCACCTGGAAATCTGTGCTGATGAGTTCCCTGGATCCTCAGCCACCTACCGAATACTTGAG GTTGGTTGTGGTGTGGGAAACACAGTCTTTCCGGTTTTACAAACTAACAA TGATCCAGGACTCTTTGTTTACTGTTGTGATTTTTCTTCCACAGCTATAGAACTGGTCCAG ACAAATTCAGCATATGATCCCTGCCGGTGTTTTGCCTTTGTTCACGACCTGTGTGATGAAGATCAGAGTTACCCAGTGCCCACAAGTAGTCTTGATATCATCATCCTCATATTTGTTCTTTCTGCAGTTGTGCCAGACAA GATGCAGAAGGCTATCAACAGGCTGAGCAGGCTTCTGAAGCCCGGAGGGATGATGCTTCTGCGAGATTATGGCCGCCACGACATGGCTCAGCTTCGATTTAAAAAAG GTCAGTGTCTGTCTGAAAATTTCTACGTGAGAGGCGATGGTACTAGAGTTTACTTCTTCACACAAG ATGAGCTGGATACACTTTTCACTACAGCTGGACTGGAAAAGGTTCAGAACCTGGTGGATCGCCGATTGCAAGTGAACCGAGGGAAACAGCTGACCATGTACCGAGTCTGGATTCAGTGCAAATACCGCAAGCCTCTTCTGTCCAGCGCTGGCTGA
- the METTL2A gene encoding tRNA N(3)-methylcytidine methyltransferase METTL2A isoform X2: MPGTMLSGRKSRPRRRRGKSGRTVPSECARRSKVRPVDYEINAHKYWNDFYKIHENGFFKDRHWLFTEFPELAPGQSQDHLEDLPSDNKRSEVPECRTSEDGPGLKIEQHKCSSNSLEHETQTAPVEENVTQKFNHLEICADEFPGSSATYRILEVGCGVGNTVFPVLQTNNDPGLFVYCCDFSSTAIELVQTNSAYDPCRCFAFVHDLCDEDQSYPVPTSSLDIIILIFVLSAVVPDKMQKAINRLSRLLKPGGMMLLRDYGRHDMAQLRFKKGQCLSENFYVRGDGTRVYFFTQGHLNGSLFSTRAPLTGAFSPLLCSSTVCASSLSLCPKWKTCPFGKTPGQLVLPCKPGCPVGTPELGCAPHAPAPRCNPELPSSAACPASGFLPHQCHPWALYCATYFFELLIKI; this comes from the exons ATGCCTG GGACAATGTTGAGTGGTCGGAAGAGCAGGCCGCGGCGGCGGAGAGGAAAGTCCGGGAGAACAGTACCCAGCGAGTGTGCCAGGAGAAGCAAGGTGCGCCCAG TTGATTATGAAATAAATGCCCACAAATATTGGAATGACTTCTACAAAATCCACGAAAACGGGTTTTTCAAGGATAGACACTGGCTTTTTACCGAATTCCCAGAGCTGGCACCAGGCCAAAGCCAAGATCACTTGGAGGATTTGCCCTCCGACAACAAGAGGAGTGAAGTACCTGAATGTAGGACCAGTGAGGATGGACCtggtttaaaaatagaacagcaCAAGTGTTCTTCAAATAGTCTTGAACATGAAACACAGACAGCTCCTGTGGAAGAAAATGTAACTCAGAAATTCAATCACCTGGAAATCTGTGCTGATGAGTTCCCTGGATCCTCAGCCACCTACCGAATACTTGAG GTTGGTTGTGGTGTGGGAAACACAGTCTTTCCGGTTTTACAAACTAACAA TGATCCAGGACTCTTTGTTTACTGTTGTGATTTTTCTTCCACAGCTATAGAACTGGTCCAG ACAAATTCAGCATATGATCCCTGCCGGTGTTTTGCCTTTGTTCACGACCTGTGTGATGAAGATCAGAGTTACCCAGTGCCCACAAGTAGTCTTGATATCATCATCCTCATATTTGTTCTTTCTGCAGTTGTGCCAGACAA GATGCAGAAGGCTATCAACAGGCTGAGCAGGCTTCTGAAGCCCGGAGGGATGATGCTTCTGCGAGATTATGGCCGCCACGACATGGCTCAGCTTCGATTTAAAAAAG GTCAGTGTCTGTCTGAAAATTTCTACGTGAGAGGCGATGGTACTAGAGTTTACTTCTTCACACAAG GCCACCTGAACGGTTCACTGTTCTCCACACGGGCTCCACTTACAGGAGCCTTCAGTCCTCTGCTTTGCTCCTCGACTGTCTGTGCTTCCTCCCTGTCGCTTTGTCCCAAATGGAAAACCTGCCCATTCGGCAAGACCCCAGGGCAGCTGGTTTTGCCCTGTAAGCCGGGTTGTCCTGTAGGTACGCCAGAATTAGGCTGTGCTCCCCATGCCCCGGCTCCCAGGTGTAATCCAGAATTGCCCTCCTCTGCGGCTTGCCCTGCCTCGGGGTTCCTCCCCCACCAGTGCCATCCTTGGGCCCTTTATTGTGCCACATACTTCTTTGAGCTGTTGATTAAAATATAG